From the genome of Eucalyptus grandis isolate ANBG69807.140 chromosome 2, ASM1654582v1, whole genome shotgun sequence, one region includes:
- the LOC104428245 gene encoding solute carrier family 40 member 3, chloroplastic isoform X1 — translation MPVSVAVSVASPPSLPRVARSPPPPPRHSARVRRRLASCRWVNFSSHPLDSGRFEHLSSRCSITNTDVQYDHVATDDEALSEKSVIEAECPVPVVHLKPEILESDSSSLLTERDFVDNLLTALPVLSVEEQNALAAIPAHPAGLYAMYASCLTGNLVEQLWNFAWPSAIALLHPSLLPVAVMGFIAKLAIIAGGPLVGKLMDSFPRLPAYNFLNTLQAAAQLLSAAMIIRAHSIPSTSASAVILRPWFIVLVLAGAVERLCGIALGVAMERDWVVLLAGVNRPIALAQANAIINRIDLLCEIAGASLFGILLAKYDPVTCLKSAAGLMICSLPVTVFLTWLTNKLSTGVLDRPKSLHNCCKSCNGVTVNENDSIAGVGVDAIKLGWKEYIQQPVLPASLAYVLLYFNVVLAPGSLMTAFLTQRGLNPSVIGGFSGLCAVMGVAATFVSANLVNRLGILKAGAAGLIFQASLLTIAVAVYWSGSLSQQYPLLFFLSLIVLSRLGHMSYDVVGAQILQTGIPSSKANLIGTTEISVASLAESVMLGVAIVVNDSSHFGILAMLSLVSVVGAAWMFCRWLLNPTDEQRSLFAFDFQ, via the exons GTTTGAGCATTTGAGTTCCAGGTGTTCAATAACAAATACAGATGTACAGTATGATCATGTTGCCACAGATGATGAGGCTTTGAGTGAAAAATCAGTCATAGAAGCCGAATGTCCAGTCCCTGTTGTTCACCTTAAACCTGAAATCCTTGAGTCTGACTCTTCAAGTTTACTGACTGAAAGAGATTTTGTGGATAATCTCTTGACAGCCTTGCCT GTTTTGTCAGTGGAGGAGCAGAATGCCCTCGCAGCTATTCCAGCCCACCCGGCAGGTTTATAtg CAATGTATGCCAGTTGCTTAACTGGAAATCTGGTGGAACAGTTATGGAATTTTGCTTGGCCATCAGCTATAGCACTGCTTCACCCAAGCCTTCTTCCAGTGGCAGTCATGGGGTTTATTGCAAAG CTTGCAATAATTGCTGGAGGCCCTTTAGTTGGAAAGCTCATGGACTCTTTTCCCAGATTGCCGGcatataactttttaaatactCTTCAG GCAGCAGCTCAATTGTTATCTGCGGCAATGATAATTCGAGCTCATTCAATTCCATCTACTTCTGCATCAGCTGTGATTCTTCGTCCTTGGTTCATTGTGCTTGTATTAGCTGGTGCCGTTGAGCGTCTGTGTGGCATAGCCCTCGGGGTTGCTATGGAGAGGGATTGGGTTGTGCTG TTAGCAGGAGTGAATAGGCCGATTGCACTTGCTCAAGCCAATGCTATTATTAATCGGATTGATCTTCTCTGTGAG ATTGCTGGAGCCTCTCTGTTTGGCATTCTTCTTGCCAAATACGACCCGGTGACCTGCTTAAAGTCGGCTGCTGGTTTAATGATATGCTCGTTGCCTGTGACG GTTTTTCTCACATGGTTGACTAACAAGCTTTCAACGGGTGTTTTGGATCGCCCTAAATCCTTGCATAATTGTTGCAAATCATGCAATGGTGTAACAGTGAATGAGAATGATAGTATAG CAGGTGTAGGTGTAGACGCTATCAAGCTGGGTTGGAAGGAATATATACAACAGCCTGTTCTACCTGCAAGCCTCGCTTATGTGCTTTTGTACTTTAATGTTGTTCTGGCTCCTGGAAGTCTGATGACAGCATTCTTGACGCAGCGCG GTTTGAATCCATCTGTAATTGGAGGTTTTAGTGGGTTATGTGCCGttatgggtgttgcggcaacaTTTGTGTCTGCAAACCTAGTCAATCGCCTTGGAATATTGAAG GCTGGAGCAGCAGGTTTAATCTTTCAGGCTTCACTTCTTACCATTGCTGTAGCTGTGTACTGGAGTGGGTCTCTTTCTCAGCAGTaccctcttctctttttcctctcgtTAATC GTATTATCGAGGTTGGGTCACATGTCCTATGATGTGGTCGGGGCGCAAATTCTTCAAACCGGGATTCCCTCTTCCAAAGCTAATCTTATCGGGACGACAGAGATATCTGTAGCGAGCTTGGCGGAATCTGTGATGTTAGGAGTAGCGATAGTTGTCAATGATTCTTCGCATTTCGGAATTTTAGCGATGTTGTCGCTTGTGTCTGTGGTTGGGGCGGCCTGGATGTTCTGTAGGTGGTTGTTGAACCCAACAGACGAGCAAAGGAGTCTTTTTGCGTTTGATTTTCAGTAA
- the LOC104428245 gene encoding solute carrier family 40 member 3, chloroplastic isoform X2 — MPVSVAVSVASPPSLPRVARSPPPPPRHSARVRRRLASCRWVNFSSHPLDSGRFEHLSSRCSITNTDVQYDHVATDDEALSEKSVIEAECPVPVVHLKPEILESDSSSLLTERDFVDNLLTALPVLSVEEQNALAAIPAHPAGLYAMYASCLTGNLVEQLWNFAWPSAIALLHPSLLPVAVMGFIAKLAIIAGGPLVGKLMDSFPRLPAYNFLNTLQAAAQLLSAAMIIRAHSIPSTSASAVILRPWFIVLVLAGAVERLCGIALGVAMERDWVVLLAGVNRPIALAQANAIINRIDLLCEIAGASLFGILLAKYDPVTCLKSAAGLMICSLPVTVFLTWLTNKLSTGVLDRPKSLHNCCKSCNGVTVNENDSIGVGVDAIKLGWKEYIQQPVLPASLAYVLLYFNVVLAPGSLMTAFLTQRGLNPSVIGGFSGLCAVMGVAATFVSANLVNRLGILKAGAAGLIFQASLLTIAVAVYWSGSLSQQYPLLFFLSLIVLSRLGHMSYDVVGAQILQTGIPSSKANLIGTTEISVASLAESVMLGVAIVVNDSSHFGILAMLSLVSVVGAAWMFCRWLLNPTDEQRSLFAFDFQ, encoded by the exons GTTTGAGCATTTGAGTTCCAGGTGTTCAATAACAAATACAGATGTACAGTATGATCATGTTGCCACAGATGATGAGGCTTTGAGTGAAAAATCAGTCATAGAAGCCGAATGTCCAGTCCCTGTTGTTCACCTTAAACCTGAAATCCTTGAGTCTGACTCTTCAAGTTTACTGACTGAAAGAGATTTTGTGGATAATCTCTTGACAGCCTTGCCT GTTTTGTCAGTGGAGGAGCAGAATGCCCTCGCAGCTATTCCAGCCCACCCGGCAGGTTTATAtg CAATGTATGCCAGTTGCTTAACTGGAAATCTGGTGGAACAGTTATGGAATTTTGCTTGGCCATCAGCTATAGCACTGCTTCACCCAAGCCTTCTTCCAGTGGCAGTCATGGGGTTTATTGCAAAG CTTGCAATAATTGCTGGAGGCCCTTTAGTTGGAAAGCTCATGGACTCTTTTCCCAGATTGCCGGcatataactttttaaatactCTTCAG GCAGCAGCTCAATTGTTATCTGCGGCAATGATAATTCGAGCTCATTCAATTCCATCTACTTCTGCATCAGCTGTGATTCTTCGTCCTTGGTTCATTGTGCTTGTATTAGCTGGTGCCGTTGAGCGTCTGTGTGGCATAGCCCTCGGGGTTGCTATGGAGAGGGATTGGGTTGTGCTG TTAGCAGGAGTGAATAGGCCGATTGCACTTGCTCAAGCCAATGCTATTATTAATCGGATTGATCTTCTCTGTGAG ATTGCTGGAGCCTCTCTGTTTGGCATTCTTCTTGCCAAATACGACCCGGTGACCTGCTTAAAGTCGGCTGCTGGTTTAATGATATGCTCGTTGCCTGTGACG GTTTTTCTCACATGGTTGACTAACAAGCTTTCAACGGGTGTTTTGGATCGCCCTAAATCCTTGCATAATTGTTGCAAATCATGCAATGGTGTAACAGTGAATGAGAATGATAGTATAG GTGTAGGTGTAGACGCTATCAAGCTGGGTTGGAAGGAATATATACAACAGCCTGTTCTACCTGCAAGCCTCGCTTATGTGCTTTTGTACTTTAATGTTGTTCTGGCTCCTGGAAGTCTGATGACAGCATTCTTGACGCAGCGCG GTTTGAATCCATCTGTAATTGGAGGTTTTAGTGGGTTATGTGCCGttatgggtgttgcggcaacaTTTGTGTCTGCAAACCTAGTCAATCGCCTTGGAATATTGAAG GCTGGAGCAGCAGGTTTAATCTTTCAGGCTTCACTTCTTACCATTGCTGTAGCTGTGTACTGGAGTGGGTCTCTTTCTCAGCAGTaccctcttctctttttcctctcgtTAATC GTATTATCGAGGTTGGGTCACATGTCCTATGATGTGGTCGGGGCGCAAATTCTTCAAACCGGGATTCCCTCTTCCAAAGCTAATCTTATCGGGACGACAGAGATATCTGTAGCGAGCTTGGCGGAATCTGTGATGTTAGGAGTAGCGATAGTTGTCAATGATTCTTCGCATTTCGGAATTTTAGCGATGTTGTCGCTTGTGTCTGTGGTTGGGGCGGCCTGGATGTTCTGTAGGTGGTTGTTGAACCCAACAGACGAGCAAAGGAGTCTTTTTGCGTTTGATTTTCAGTAA
- the LOC104428283 gene encoding uncharacterized protein LOC104428283 — translation MEGRGSGGRLLHLGNGARKKRSNAFRRPHDELQPPYNYIDMASSTPPPDNFSEASVDKNVDYGIYAHKETHLKQFSSSASCNNVADAGESQYASAHSFCGGNEQMRSATDSNTSGECALAPANCEVAKGAAALHSPPMNENKVKKVKLKVGGMTRTIHTNSDGVSVVGSSSTKYCGSSDIMGPGENAMLENGSSRFHTLSSDKASRQRGVPWWKNFSASSFNIGKADSSGSSESVRKSKRVPKRRTFDGDYGADDYEILGKVNVPRFNAEDNDECDEDYEGGKRRQQKLSEVLKRQFEGPHNVNTRINALSAKEARKSKSARTFEDDDYLEEEEPTSDVEPTIKRKKDKARRLESLGGSERETTVITRQRALQSGKDTFSDGRSDIVKLSNGLPPAPPKKQKDTLSEVDRQLKKAEAAERRRMLAEKAAMESQAEAIRKILGQDSSRKKREQKIRKRQEEEAEEKAANAMIIKSDTVRWIMGPVRTVVTFPEEMGLPSIFDSRTCSYPPPREKCAAPSCMNPYRYRDSKSKLPVCSLDCYRAIQQKSQPLIAC, via the exons ATGGAGGGAAGAGGAAGTGGTGGCAGGCTCCTTCATTTGGGGAATGGAGCAAGGAAGAAACGCAGTAATGCCTTTCGACGTCCCCATGATGAGCTGCAACCACCTTATAATTACATTGACATGGCATCTTCTACACCACCTCCTGATAACTTTAGTGAAGCTTCTGTTGACAAGAATGTGGATTATGGTATTTATGCTCACAAGGAGACACATCTGAAGCAGTTTTCCTCAAGTGCATCGTGCAATAACGTGGCAGATGCTGGAGAATCTCAATATGCCTCCGCACATAGTTTTTGTGGAGGAAACGAACAGATGCGCAGTGCTACCGATTCCAATACATCTGGTGAATGTGCTCTTGCCCCTGCTAATTGCGAAGTAGCCAAAGGAGCAGCAGCTCTTCATTCACCACCGATGAACGAGAATAAAGTGAAAAAAGTCAAGCTCAAGGTTGGGGGCATGACTCGAACCATCCACACCAACTCAGATGGTGTCTCAGTCGTTGGGTCCTCTTCAACAAAATATTGCGGCTCATCAGATATTATGGGGCCTGGTGAAAATGCAATGCTTGAG aATGGCTCCTCTAGATTTCACACTCTTTCTTCTGACAAGGCAAGTCGCCAGCGAGGGGTGCCATGGTGGAAGAATTTCTCTGCTAGTAGTTTCAACATAGGGAAGGCGGATTCTTCTGGCAGTAGTGAGTCAGTTCGCAAGAGCAAGCGAGTTCCTAAAAGGCGTACATTTGATGGGGATTATGGAGCTGATGATTATGAGATTCTAGGAAAGGTCAATGTACCTAGATTCAATGCCGAGGACAATGATGAGTGTGATGAGGATTACgaagggggaaaaaggagaCAACAGAAATTATCGGAGGTGTTGAAGAGACAGTTTGAGGGCCCGCATAACGTGAACACACGGATAAATGCCCTTTCAGCCAAAGAAGCTAGAAAGTCCAAATCTGCCAGGACATTTGAAGACGATGAttatttggaagaagaagaaccgacTTCAGATGTTGAACCCACGattaagaggaagaaagacaaGGCACGCCGTCTCGAGTCTTTAGGGGGTTCTGAAAGGGAGACGACAGTGATTACCCGTCAACGGGCACTGCAATCAGGCAAAGATACATTCTCTGATGGTAGGTCAGATATAGTCAAACTTTCAAATGGTTTACCTCCTGCACCACCTAAAA AGCAAAAGGATACGCTCTCTGAAGTTGACCGACAACTGAAGAAAGCCGAGGCTGCCGAGAGACGTAGGATGCTGGCCGAGAAAGCAGCTATGGAATCTCAG GCTGAGGCAATCAGGAAGATACTGGGCCAAGATTCAAGTAGGAAGAAGCGAGAGCAGAAGATCAGGAAACGACAAGAAGAGGAAGCCGAG GAGAAGGCTGCCAATGCTATGATAATTAAATCAGACACAGTGAGATGGATTATGGGGCCTGTGAGAACGGTAGTCACATTCCCAGAGGAGATGGGCTTGCCAAGTATATTTGATTCTAGGACTTGCAG CTACCCGCCGCCCCGTGAAAAATGCGCTGCTCCCTCCTGTATGAACCCATATAGGTACCGGGATTCAAAGTCGAAGTTACCAGTGTGCAGTCTCGATTGCTACAGAGCTATACAACAAAAATCACAGCCACTGATTGCCTGCTGA